GTGGCAGTGATGCCGCTGGCCGCACCCATCGGCTCCGGCCTTGGCATCCAGAACCGCTACAACCTGCTGGAAATCATCGAGAACGCCAAGGTGCCGATCATCGTCGACGCTGGCGTGGGCACCGCTTCCGATGCGGCGATCGCGATGGAACTTGGCTGCGACGGCGTACTGATGAATACCGCCATTGCCGGCGCCAAGGATCCGGTGCTGATGGCCCATGCGATGAAGCTGGCCATCGAAGCCGGCCGTGCCGCATTCCGTGCTGGCCGCATTCCGCGCAAACGCTTTGCCTCGGCTTCCAGCCCGATCGACGGCACCATCGGCTGATGAGCGATCGCGCCGACCACGACGCCACCCCCTACATGCGCCGCATCCGCAGTTTCGCGCTGCGCGAAGGCCGCATGACGCCAGCCCAACAGCGTGCGTTCGATGACCATTGGGCGCGTTTCGGTATCGACTACTCAGGCACTGCGCAAGATTTCAACGCGCATTTCGGTCGGCATGCCCCGCTTGTGCTGGAAATCGGCTTTGGCAATGGCGAAGCGCTCGCCTGGGCCAGCGAGCATGACCTGGTACGCGACTACCTCGGCGTGGAGGTGCATGGCCCCGGCGTCGGGCGGCTGATGAATGCCCTGGCCGCGCGGGATGCCGCCCATGTGCGCATCTACAAGCACGACGCCGTCGAGGTGCTGGAACACGAGATTCCCGCCGGCACGCTAGCCGAGGCCCGCATCTGGTTCCCCGATCCCTGGCACAAGAAGCGCCATAACAAGCGTCGCATCATCCAGCCTGATTTTGTTGCCCTGCTCGCCACGCGCATGACACCCGACGGATTGCTGCACCTGGCCACCGACTGGGAGCCCTATGCGCAGCATATGGTCGCGGTGATGGAAGCCTCGCCAGGCTGGCGTAATACAGCCGGCCCCGGGCAGTACACCGAAAAGCCGGATTGGCGTATCGAGACCCACTTCGAACGACGTGGCTTGAGGCTCGGCCATGGCGTTTGGGATCTTCTGTACCGCAAGGCCTGAGCCCCGGGCTGGGTGACCCCAACCATCCACCGACGCCCGCAATGCGGCAACGGTTCACCAGCTAAGCACCCCACACGCTTATACTTTCCTGTCAAACAGGGACGAGTCCTCGCGTGAAGCAACTGCTGCCCAACTTCCAGCCTTGTCCAGCGCCCGACAGGGATGATCGATAGTGGCGCTAACCCTCACCCCCGAAATGATCCTGGTACTCGGGCTGGTGTGTTTCACCATGCTCATGTTGGTGCTGGAGTGGGTCCGCGCTGACATGGTGGCCTTGCTGGTGGTGGTGGTGATCGGCCTGACCGGACTGATCCCTTCTGACCGCGTTTTCAATGGTTTTGCCGGTAACGCCGTGATTGCGATCATCGCGATCATGATCATGGGCGCCGGACTCGACCGTGCCGGCGTGCTCGGCCTGACCGCCCAGTTCGTGATGCGCATGGCACGCGGCAAGGAATCTCGGCTGGGTGTGGTGATCAACTCGGTGACCAGCCTTTTCAGCGCGGTGATTCCGAGCCAGGCGCTCGCCGCCCTGATGATCCCGGTGACCAGCCGTCTCTCCGCACGTACCGGCGTGCCGATCTCACGGCTGCTGCTGCCGATGGCGTTCTGCATCCTCACCGCCACCAACACCACGCTGATCGCCAACTCGCCGCTGATTGTCCTCAACGACCTGATCGCCAGCGCCAACGCCAACCTGCCACCGGGTGCGCAAACCGTGCCCAAGTTCGGTCTCTTCAGCGTGACGCCGATCGGTTTGACCCTGGCGGTGGCAGGCATCCTGTTTTTCTACTTTTTCACCCACAAACTGCTGCCAGATCGCGAGGACGAACGGCATAAAGTAACGCCGGGCCGTACCGAAAGTTACTTCGCCGAGACTTACGGCATCGTGGGTGAAACCGCCGAACTGACCGTCACCGCGGAAAGCCCGCTGGTCGGCATGAGCATCGGCGAAGTCGAGCAACTGCACGGCGCACCGCTGATCCTGGCGATCAAGAGCGGCAGCGAAGCGCGCATGGCACCGCCGGCTGACCAGGTGATCTGGGTCGGCTCCATTCTTGGCGTGCTGGGGCCGCGCGAAGAACTCAACCGCTTCGCCAACAACCAGCTCTGCAAGTTGTCGCCGCGCATGCGTCAGTTGGGCGAGCTGTTCAACCCCACGCGCGCCGGCATTTCCGAGGCGGTGATTCCGCCCAGCTCGCGCTTCCTCAAACAGTCGGTGGGCGATCTGCGTTTGCGCAAGCGTTATGGCATTTCGGTACTGGCGATCACGCGCGGCGATCACGTCTATCGCGATGATCTGCGCGCCGTCAGCCTGCGCACCGGCGATACATTGGTACTGCATTCGAGCTGGAAAGCCTTGCAGGAAGTGTCGGAAGACAAGGATCTGGTCGTCGTCACCGACGTCCCGCGCGAAGAACAGCGCCCCAACAAAATCTGGCAGGCGGTGGGCTTTTTCCTGCTGGCGAAATGCCTCGCCCTGTTCACCAACCTCGATCTTTCCGTGGCGATGATGACCGGCGCCATCGGCATGCTGCTCAGTGGCGTGTTGAATATGGATGAGGCGTACAAGGCCGTAAACTGGAAGACGATCTTTGTGACCGCCTGCCTTATTCCACTGGGCTGGTCGATGGACGCCACCGGCACCGCTGCATGGGTTGCACAGGAAGTGTTGCTGCACCTCGGCCGCGCCTCGCCGTGGATCCTGCAAGGCTCACTGGCCATTCTCACCTTGCTGTTCTCACAGGTGATGTCAAACGTGGGCGCCACGGTGATGATGGTGCCGGTGGCGATCAGTGTGGCGGTTGCCACGGGTGGCAACCCTTCTGCCTACGCGTTGATCGTTGCGGTGTCCTCGTCCAACACCTTCCTGCTGAGCTCCGGCCACCCGGCCCTGATGATGGTGACGGGGCCTGGCGATTACAGCAGCAGGGATTTCATGCGTGCCGGCATTCCGCTGACGTTTATCGTCCTGGTGATCACGTTAATCGCCATTAATCTGATGTATCGCTAAAATCGGCGCTTGTGTGCGCGGATGGTTTGCGGGAATGCTCCGCGCAGTCATAGCCCGCGCCAGCGGGAATATCGTGCGGTCGGGTTAACAGGGATTGACTAGCCTCGCTGTTGTGAAAATGTCTCCGCTTGCGCGGGCATGACGGTCATATTCAATCAGTTATCTGGGAGCTCCCGTGACAACCCATCATCGCGACCCTCGCCTTGCCGTCATCGGACTTGGCTACGTCGGCTTGCCGCTCGCCGTGGAGTTCGGCCGTTTGTTCGACACTGTCGGTTACGACATCGATGCCGCACGCATCGATGCGCTGAAGCTCGGGACGGACGGCAATCAGGAAACCACCGTCGAGGAACTTGCCGCAGCGAAACAACTACGCTTCGCTACCGACCTGGAATCCCTGCGCGACCGCAACGTCTTCATTATCACCGTGCCGACGCCGGTGGACGAGCACAAGCGACCGGACTTCACTCCGCTGATCCGCGCCAGCCAGATGGTCGGCGCGGTGTTGAAGCATGGCGATATCGTGATCTACGAATCGACTGTGTATCCAGGCGCTACCGAAGAAATCTGCGTGCCAGAACTCGAACGTGCTTCCGGCTTGCGCTTCAATCTCGATTTCACCGTGGGTTATAGCCCGGAGCGCATCAATCCCGGTGACACGCTGCGTAGGCTCACCACGATCCCCAAGATCACTTCCGGTTCCACTGCGCAAGCGGCGGATTTTGTTGACGCGCTGTACGCGCGCATCATCACCGCCGGCACACACAAGGCGCCGAGCCTGAAAGTGGCCGAAGCGGCCAAGGTCATCGAGAACACCCAGCGCGATGCCAATATCGCTTTGATCAACGAATTCGCGCTCATCTTTCACCGCCTTGGCATCGACACGCAGGATGTGCTAGCCGCCGCGGGCACCAAATGGAACTTCCTGCCCTTTCAGCCTGGATTGGTTGGCGGGCATTGCATCGGCGTCGATCCGTACTACCTGATCCAGAAAGCGCAATCCACCGGCTACTACCCGGACATCCTATTGGCCTGCCGCCGCATCAACGATGCGATGGGCCAGCACGTCGCCAGCGAAGTGATCAAGCTGATGGTCGGCCAGGGCCACGCGATCCGCGGCAGCCGCGTGCTGGTGCTCGGGCTTACCTTCAAGGAAAACTGCCCTGACCTGCGCAACACGCGTGTGGTCGAGCTGGTGCGCGAGCTGGAAAGCTACGGCGCATCGGTCGATGTGTACGATCCGTGGGCCGATGCGAACGAGGCTCACGACCATTACGGGCTGAGCCTGCTGCCGGAGATCGAGTCAAATGGCAGCTATGCCGCGGTGGTGCTCGCTGTCGCTCACCAGCAATTCAAACCGGGCGGCGATTACGACATGCGTGCGCTGACCATGCCCAACGGGGTGGTTTACGACATCAAAGGCATGCTGCCCAAGGATCAGGTCGACGCACGGCTGTAACGCCGGAGCGAGGTGATCCTTAAGGCAGCGCTACCTTAACGGTCGAGCATTATCTCTCCCTGCTCCACTCGCACCGGTACGTCGTGCAGGCTTTCACCCTTGCATGGGCCGCCGATGCACTCGCCGTTGTCGACACGGAAGCTGGCGCCGTGTGCCGCACACACCAATACGCCCTTGGAAACCAGGAATTTGCCCGGCGCCCAGTCCAAGCGACGACCGGCATGCGGACAGATGTTGAGCCAGGCGTTCACGCGCTCGCCCTGGCGCAGCAGGATCACGCTTTCCTCGCCTTCTGGCATCAGCACATCCACCGCTATTGCTTCGCCGTCGTGCATATCATCAAGCCGGCAAAGACGGCGCAGGGAGGTTGCTGTATCCATCGGCACTTGCCTTGGAGGCCAGAAGGCCTCATTGTCACACACGTAAGTCATTGATTTTACCACACGGATTTTTAACATGCGCATTGTTTTACCGCTGATGCATCGTCGCCGTAATCCGCTAGCCCAGGCATTGAGTCTGGTCCTGGGCCTGCTCGTCATCGGTGTCCTGATGGTGTTTGGGCTGGCCGTGGCGGGCGTGCTGATGGTCGGCGGTGCGTTGTGGCTGGGGTGGCGTCAGTGGAAGCGCGGCGGCCTGACGCGCTCGTCTGCCCGCCAGGCACGAGAGCCGGAAGTGCTGGAAGGCGAGTACGTGGTGATCCACCATTCGCGTCCTGCCACCCATCATGGAAGCCGGTAAAGATCAGAGCATCCCTAGCTCCATGCGAGTAACTCACAGCTCGCGCAATGCCGTGGTAACCGGCAAACGTGCTGCCCTGAGTGCCGGGAATAAGCCGCCGACAAAGCCGATCGCCAGCGCCCACTTCAAACCTTCCCACAACAGTCCCGGCGTCACCTTGAAAGTAAACGCCAGTTGCCCGGTGGTACCGGTCGCCAAGGTGGAAGCCGTCCAGCCGTTGAAAATCAGCCAGGCCAGCAAGCCGCCGATAAGACCACCAAGCAGGGCCAGCAACATGGTTTCCAGCATCACCGCGACGACCACTGGCACGCCACGGAAACCCATGGCACGCAGCGTGGCAATTTCCCGCGCGCGGGCAGCCACAGCGGCGAACATGGTATTGAGTGCACCAAAGATGGCGCCGATCGCCATGATCAAACCCACGGTAATGCCCATCACGCGCATCACCTTGCTCATGCCTTCGGATTGCTTGCTGAAGTAGTTGAGCGTGGTGTCCACATCCACTTGCACGCGCGGATCGCTGGCCAGCGTCGCCTTGAACGTATCCATCGCTTTGGCGTCGGTGAGCTTGGCGAACACGGAAGTGCGACTGCTGCCACGGCGATAGGTTTCCGCCACGACCCCGGCATCGCCCCAGATTTCCGAATCGTAGGCATCGCCGGATGCAAACACGCCCACCACATTCCAGGTTTGCGCGCCGAGCTTCACTTCGTGCCCAGGCTGCAGACCCACGAACTGCCGCTGCGCCCCCTGTCCGACCACCAGCTCGCGCATGCCAGACTGGAAGGCACGACCTGCAATGATCTTTGCATTGGGACGTATCGCCCACGCCTGATCGTCGACACCACGCACTTGCACACTGCCCTCATCGTCTGGCCCACCGCCTCTCACCGGCAGATTGGCCGCCACCACGATCTCGCCCGAAGTCATCGGCTTGCCCTGTTTGTCGCGCGCTATGCCTGGTGCCTGTTCGATGACCAGGATGCTGTCATGCGTCAACACCGAACTGACTTCACTGGCCGAGCCGCCACGCAATACGATGGCCGTATCGTCACTGCCGGTCTTGCGCAACGTTTCGCTATAGCCCTCGCCCATGGCTAGCAACGCCACCAGCACACCTACCACGCCGGCAATGCCAATCACCACCACCGATGAAGACCCCAGCCGCTGCCTGAGCGTGCTGATACCTACGCCTGTCACCGAGGCCGCCTGCCGACCACGCCGGCTCAATCCCATCCATGCAGCGAACAGCACCACCAGGGCCAGCACGGCATACCAGGGCAACTGCGCCCATACCAGCAGCGCCACCACCAAGACCACTAACACGAACAGATTGAATAGAAATCTCATGATCACGACTCCCGTCACCGACCGGCCAGTGCATCGACAATATTCAGGCGCATCGCCCGCCATGCGGGGATGGCACCGACCACCGCACCAATGGCCAGCATCAATGCGATACCCAGCAGCCAGCTATCCGCGCCTACCGTAGGCAGGTTCAGCATGCCGCCACTACCCGCGCTGACAACGGGAATGAGCATTGCCGCCAGTGCGATGCCGACTACTCCTCCGAGCAGCACCAACAACACCGACTCCGCCAACACCATGGCCAGCACATCACGATCGGAAAAGCCCAAGGTTTTCAACACCGCCAATTCCGACGTGCGCTCGCGCACCGCCTGCATCATGGTGTTGCCCGTCAACAGCAGCAGCGTGAAGAACACCGCGCCCATGATCGAACCGACGATCAGGCCGATATCGGCCAGTTGCTTCATCCACGACGCTGTTGCCGCCGCTTCGGTCTGCGTGCGGGTTTCATGATCTGAATTGATCGATATCGCATCAATGGCCTTGGCAATTTGATCGGCCTGGTTGACGTCGTTGACGCGCGTCACGTACCAGCCCACATGACCATCGTTGTAGCCTTTCATCACGGCATCATCGAAATATTTCCAGTGCATCAGGATCATCTGGCCATAGAAAGCCACGCTCTGGTCGGCGGGATGCATCACACCGACAATGTCGAAGGTCCAGTTCTTGCTGCCGTCCTGCTGCGGAAAAATATTCGACTGCAACGGAATCTTGTCACCTACTTTCCAGTGGTATTTTTCCATCAGCTTTTCGCCCACCAGAATGCCCGTCCGCGTGTTCAGATAGGCCTTTCGCGCGTCGTCACCGACCTGCACTTCCGGATACTGATCGATGTAGTTGTCGCTCACGGCAAAGGTGAATACCTGATTGTGCGGATCCTGATACGCACCGCCAAACCAGTTCGCATAGGCGACCGACTTCACACCATGCACCCCGGCGATCTTGTCACCCAGACCCTGTGGCAAGGTATCGATGAAGGACAGCTTGGAACCGGTCTGCAGGCGCTGCGCACCGTTGGCACTCTTGCCAGCCTGATCGAACGAAGTACGCACCGCGTCGAGCATGCCAAACAGCAAGAAGGCCGCTGCGATCGAGACCAGGGTAAGCACCGTGCGGGTCTTGCGCCGGAATAATGCTGCCCAGATGAGATGAAAATATTTCATGGAAAAACTCCTCTGCGACTTCCCTTCTACCCGTCATGGAGACGGCACCCGAAGGGCGGATGAGGGGTCAAGGCTGGCGGCAAACTACGCCACCACTTGTTCGACCAGGGTGCCCTTGTCGAGGTGCAAGGTCTGGTCCGCATATTCGGCTGCCTTCGGATCGTGCGTGACCATCACGATGGTCTTGCCATGTTCACGATTGAGCTGACGCAGCAGGCCAAGCACTTCTTCCGCCGATTGACGGTCCAAGTCGCCCGTCGGCTCGTCACAGACCAGCAAATGGGGATCCGACACAATGGCCCGAGCAATCGCCACGCGCTGCTGCTGGCCGCCCGACAGTTCAGCCGGCTTGTGCGAGGCACGCTCGTCCAGGCCCACCAGTTGCAACGCGATGGCGGCATTCTTGCGCCGTTGTGCTGAAGAAAGCTTGGTCAGCAGCAGCGGCAGCTCAACATTCTTCTGCGCGCTCAACATCGGCATCAGATTGTAGAACTGGAACACGAAACCCACGTTCGACGCACGCCAGCGCGCCAGTGCACCGGCGCCGAGTTGGTCGATGCGCTGGCCAGCTACGGTAATGCTGCCGCCGGTTGGCGTATCCAGGCCACCCACCAGATTCAACAAGGTAGTCTTGCCTGAGCCCGAGGGTCCCATCAGGGCAAGGAAATCACCCTCCGCGATGTTGAGATTGATGTGATGCAGCACCTCAACTCTCTGTTTGCCGCGCTCATACACTTTGGAAAGATCGCGAATTTCGATCAACGTAACCATAGCTACAACCTCCTAAGTGGATCTCGCAGTGCCGACGCATCAGAAGCCGGCTGTCATTCGTGATTAATGGACTTGCACGTTTACATCCGAACCGTCATGCAGGGCATCTGATGGCGACACCACCACGTCATCGCCTGGATTGACCGCAGCGGGAACCAGACGCATATCGCCGTAATGCTGCGAAGACGGCTGCACGGCCTGACGATGTGCCTTGCCATTCGCAACGATGAAGACGCTGTCGCTACCGTCACGCTGGACGATCGCCTTCGCCGGCACCAGCACGCCTTTGGGCGCCTGTGCAGCAGAAACAGTCGGCGCGTTCTCCAGGAAAGATACGCGCACACCCATGTCCGGCACGATGCGTGCATCCTTCTGCTCCAGCGCCACGCGCACCTTCACGGTCGCCTTGCCGCGATCGGCTGCCGGCACGATGGCAATCACGTGCGCGGGAATCTTCCAGTCCGGATACGCATCGAGCACCGCTTCTGCCGGCATCTTCGGGACGACACGGCCGATATAGGCTTCATTGACATCGGCATCCACTTCCAGCGAATCCATGTCCACGATGGTGCCGATACCCGTGCGCGTGAAACCGCCACCGGCTGAGAACGGCGAAATGATTTCACCGACCTGTGCATCCTTGGTGGTAATCACGCCATCGAATGGTGCACGCATGGTGCAGTAGTCGAAATTCACCTGGGCCTGCACGGTATTGGCATCGGCCGCCACCGCTTGCCGCTGTTGCGAAACCCGTTGTGCGCGCGTGCTGTCGGCAAGCGTACGCGCCTGTTCCGCCGCCTGCTTGGAAACCAGGCCCTGTTTGGCAAGCGCCTCATCGCGTGCCGCATCGCGCAGATTCTGCGTGAGCTGGCTCTGGTACTGGTCAACCAGTGCATGCGCAGCCTTGGCCTGTGCCGCGGCGGTATCCAGCGCGGCCTTGTACGCGCTGTCGTCCAGACGTGCCAGCACCTGATCTTTCTTGACGCGATCGCCTTCTTCAATCAACACCGCGGTCAAGGTGCCAGTGATCTGCGCGGATACGGTGGCCTGCCGACGCGCCGTAACGTAACCCGTCGCCTGCAATACGGCACCGACGGATGGATCGCTGCCTGCCGCGATGGCCTGCGCGACATGCACGGGTATAGTGCGATGGCTGAACCACCAGCCGCCGCCGGCACCGAGCACCAGCAACACGGCCACGATGCCGCCAACGATCCATCGCCAAGACCCTACTCCGCCCGCCGAATGTTCATCGCGCTGATGGCGCTCAATCTTCAATTCCTTC
The sequence above is a segment of the Dyella sp. M7H15-1 genome. Coding sequences within it:
- the trmB gene encoding tRNA (guanosine(46)-N7)-methyltransferase TrmB, with amino-acid sequence MSDRADHDATPYMRRIRSFALREGRMTPAQQRAFDDHWARFGIDYSGTAQDFNAHFGRHAPLVLEIGFGNGEALAWASEHDLVRDYLGVEVHGPGVGRLMNALAARDAAHVRIYKHDAVEVLEHEIPAGTLAEARIWFPDPWHKKRHNKRRIIQPDFVALLATRMTPDGLLHLATDWEPYAQHMVAVMEASPGWRNTAGPGQYTEKPDWRIETHFERRGLRLGHGVWDLLYRKA
- a CDS encoding SLC13 family permease produces the protein MILVLGLVCFTMLMLVLEWVRADMVALLVVVVIGLTGLIPSDRVFNGFAGNAVIAIIAIMIMGAGLDRAGVLGLTAQFVMRMARGKESRLGVVINSVTSLFSAVIPSQALAALMIPVTSRLSARTGVPISRLLLPMAFCILTATNTTLIANSPLIVLNDLIASANANLPPGAQTVPKFGLFSVTPIGLTLAVAGILFFYFFTHKLLPDREDERHKVTPGRTESYFAETYGIVGETAELTVTAESPLVGMSIGEVEQLHGAPLILAIKSGSEARMAPPADQVIWVGSILGVLGPREELNRFANNQLCKLSPRMRQLGELFNPTRAGISEAVIPPSSRFLKQSVGDLRLRKRYGISVLAITRGDHVYRDDLRAVSLRTGDTLVLHSSWKALQEVSEDKDLVVVTDVPREEQRPNKIWQAVGFFLLAKCLALFTNLDLSVAMMTGAIGMLLSGVLNMDEAYKAVNWKTIFVTACLIPLGWSMDATGTAAWVAQEVLLHLGRASPWILQGSLAILTLLFSQVMSNVGATVMMVPVAISVAVATGGNPSAYALIVAVSSSNTFLLSSGHPALMMVTGPGDYSSRDFMRAGIPLTFIVLVITLIAINLMYR
- a CDS encoding nucleotide sugar dehydrogenase, with the translated sequence MTTHHRDPRLAVIGLGYVGLPLAVEFGRLFDTVGYDIDAARIDALKLGTDGNQETTVEELAAAKQLRFATDLESLRDRNVFIITVPTPVDEHKRPDFTPLIRASQMVGAVLKHGDIVIYESTVYPGATEEICVPELERASGLRFNLDFTVGYSPERINPGDTLRRLTTIPKITSGSTAQAADFVDALYARIITAGTHKAPSLKVAEAAKVIENTQRDANIALINEFALIFHRLGIDTQDVLAAAGTKWNFLPFQPGLVGGHCIGVDPYYLIQKAQSTGYYPDILLACRRINDAMGQHVASEVIKLMVGQGHAIRGSRVLVLGLTFKENCPDLRNTRVVELVRELESYGASVDVYDPWADANEAHDHYGLSLLPEIESNGSYAAVVLAVAHQQFKPGGDYDMRALTMPNGVVYDIKGMLPKDQVDARL
- a CDS encoding Rieske 2Fe-2S domain-containing protein; this translates as MHDGEAIAVDVLMPEGEESVILLRQGERVNAWLNICPHAGRRLDWAPGKFLVSKGVLVCAAHGASFRVDNGECIGGPCKGESLHDVPVRVEQGEIMLDR
- a CDS encoding ABC transporter permease, producing the protein MRFLFNLFVLVVLVVALLVWAQLPWYAVLALVVLFAAWMGLSRRGRQAASVTGVGISTLRQRLGSSSVVVIGIAGVVGVLVALLAMGEGYSETLRKTGSDDTAIVLRGGSASEVSSVLTHDSILVIEQAPGIARDKQGKPMTSGEIVVAANLPVRGGGPDDEGSVQVRGVDDQAWAIRPNAKIIAGRAFQSGMRELVVGQGAQRQFVGLQPGHEVKLGAQTWNVVGVFASGDAYDSEIWGDAGVVAETYRRGSSRTSVFAKLTDAKAMDTFKATLASDPRVQVDVDTTLNYFSKQSEGMSKVMRVMGITVGLIMAIGAIFGALNTMFAAVAARAREIATLRAMGFRGVPVVVAVMLETMLLALLGGLIGGLLAWLIFNGWTASTLATGTTGQLAFTFKVTPGLLWEGLKWALAIGFVGGLFPALRAARLPVTTALREL
- a CDS encoding ABC transporter permease, which gives rise to MKYFHLIWAALFRRKTRTVLTLVSIAAAFLLFGMLDAVRTSFDQAGKSANGAQRLQTGSKLSFIDTLPQGLGDKIAGVHGVKSVAYANWFGGAYQDPHNQVFTFAVSDNYIDQYPEVQVGDDARKAYLNTRTGILVGEKLMEKYHWKVGDKIPLQSNIFPQQDGSKNWTFDIVGVMHPADQSVAFYGQMILMHWKYFDDAVMKGYNDGHVGWYVTRVNDVNQADQIAKAIDAISINSDHETRTQTEAAATASWMKQLADIGLIVGSIMGAVFFTLLLLTGNTMMQAVRERTSELAVLKTLGFSDRDVLAMVLAESVLLVLLGGVVGIALAAMLIPVVSAGSGGMLNLPTVGADSWLLGIALMLAIGAVVGAIPAWRAMRLNIVDALAGR
- a CDS encoding ABC transporter ATP-binding protein encodes the protein MVTLIEIRDLSKVYERGKQRVEVLHHINLNIAEGDFLALMGPSGSGKTTLLNLVGGLDTPTGGSITVAGQRIDQLGAGALARWRASNVGFVFQFYNLMPMLSAQKNVELPLLLTKLSSAQRRKNAAIALQLVGLDERASHKPAELSGGQQQRVAIARAIVSDPHLLVCDEPTGDLDRQSAEEVLGLLRQLNREHGKTIVMVTHDPKAAEYADQTLHLDKGTLVEQVVA
- a CDS encoding efflux RND transporter periplasmic adaptor subunit, translating into MANTDLLKELKIERHQRDEHSAGGVGSWRWIVGGIVAVLLVLGAGGGWWFSHRTIPVHVAQAIAAGSDPSVGAVLQATGYVTARRQATVSAQITGTLTAVLIEEGDRVKKDQVLARLDDSAYKAALDTAAAQAKAAHALVDQYQSQLTQNLRDAARDEALAKQGLVSKQAAEQARTLADSTRAQRVSQQRQAVAADANTVQAQVNFDYCTMRAPFDGVITTKDAQVGEIISPFSAGGGFTRTGIGTIVDMDSLEVDADVNEAYIGRVVPKMPAEAVLDAYPDWKIPAHVIAIVPAADRGKATVKVRVALEQKDARIVPDMGVRVSFLENAPTVSAAQAPKGVLVPAKAIVQRDGSDSVFIVANGKAHRQAVQPSSQHYGDMRLVPAAVNPGDDVVVSPSDALHDGSDVNVQVH